GCAAACAGGACAGCCGGGGCCGTGAATAAATTCAATTTCTTTAGGGAGGAGCTTATCCAGCCCAAAACGGAAAATCGCATGCGTATGCCCACCGCAAACTTCCATGACCTGCAGAGGTTTTTCTTGGGTAAAGGCCGGAAGTTTTTTCATTTGCGCACGAATTTTGCCCAAAAGGCTCGTTACGAGCTTGGGATCTCTAAATTCATCAATAAAGGCCATTGAAGACATGCGGAATTAAATCCTACCGGCAAGAAAAAGCGCTGCGTCCTCTTCAACTTCACCCATTTCCTGCAACCCTGCAAGCACATCTTTAGCCTCATCCTCTTCCATACGGCTTAAGGCAAAACCAACATGGATCAGCACCCATATGCCAATGAGTTGCTTATCATCCTCACCTT
The sequence above is drawn from the Acetobacteraceae bacterium genome and encodes:
- the hypC gene encoding HypC/HybG/HupF family hydrogenase formation chaperone; its protein translation is MCIGIPGQIVELDPNDPENAWAEVSGVRREVNIALVRKEGEDDKQLIGIWVLIHVGFALSRMEEDEAKDVLAGLQEMGEVEEDAALFLAGRI